In one window of Escherichia coli DSM 30083 = JCM 1649 = ATCC 11775 DNA:
- the ugpE gene encoding sn-glycerol-3-phosphate ABC transporter permease UgpE, whose translation MIENRPWLTIFSHTMLILGIAVILFPLYVAFVAATLDKQEVYAAPMTLIPGTHLLENIHNIWVNGVGTNSAPFWRMLLNSFVMAFSITLGKITVSMLSAFAIVWFRFPLRNLFFWMIFITLMLPVEVRIFPTVEVIANLKMLDSYAGLTLPLMASATATFLFRQFFMTLPDELVEAARIDGASPMRFFCDIVFPLSKTNLAALFVITFIYGWNQYLWPLLIITDVDLGTTVAGIKGMIATGEGTTEWNSVMAAMLLTLIPPVVIVLVMQRAFVRGLVDSEK comes from the coding sequence ATGATTGAGAACCGTCCGTGGCTGACAATATTCAGCCATACCATGCTGATCCTCGGGATCGCGGTGATCCTCTTCCCGCTGTACGTGGCGTTTGTCGCGGCGACGCTGGATAAACAAGAAGTCTATGCCGCACCGATGACGCTAATCCCCGGCACACATCTGCTGGAAAACATCCACAACATCTGGGTAAACGGGGTAGGCACGAATAGCGCGCCGTTCTGGCGGATGTTGCTTAACAGCTTTGTGATGGCGTTCAGCATTACGCTCGGCAAAATTACCGTCTCGATGCTCTCGGCATTTGCCATTGTCTGGTTTCGTTTTCCGCTACGTAACCTCTTCTTCTGGATGATTTTTATCACCCTGATGTTGCCGGTTGAAGTGCGTATCTTCCCGACGGTGGAAGTCATCGCCAACCTGAAAATGCTCGACAGCTACGCAGGTTTAACGCTGCCGCTGATGGCCTCGGCGACCGCCACGTTTCTGTTTCGCCAGTTCTTTATGACCCTACCGGATGAACTGGTGGAAGCCGCGCGGATCGACGGCGCGTCGCCAATGCGTTTCTTTTGCGACATCGTTTTTCCGCTGTCCAAAACCAATCTGGCGGCGCTGTTTGTGATTACCTTTATTTACGGCTGGAACCAGTATTTGTGGCCGTTGTTGATTATTACCGACGTTGATCTCGGCACCACCGTGGCAGGGATTAAAGGGATGATCGCCACAGGCGAAGGCACAACGGAATGGAACTCGGTGATGGCGGCGATGTTGTTAACCCTGATCCCACCAGTAGTGATTGTTTTAGTGATGCAGCGTGCCTTCGTGCGCGGCCTGGTCGATAGTGAGAAATAA
- the livF gene encoding high-affinity branched-chain amino acid ABC transporter ATP-binding protein LivF: MEKVMLSFDKVSAHYGKIQALHEVSLHINQGEIVTLIGANGAGKTTLLGTLCGDPRATSGRIVFDDKDITDWQTAKIMREAVAIVPEGRRVFSRMTVEENLAMGGFFAERDQFQERIKWVYELFPRLHERRVQRAGTMSGGEQQMLAIGRALMSNPRLLLLDEPSLGLAPIIIQQIFDTIEQLREQGMTIFLVEQNANQALKLADRGYVLENGHVVLSDTGDALLANEAVRSAYLGG, encoded by the coding sequence ATGGAAAAAGTCATGTTGTCCTTTGACAAAGTCAGCGCCCACTACGGCAAAATCCAGGCGCTGCATGAGGTGAGCCTGCATATCAATCAGGGCGAGATTGTCACCCTCATTGGCGCGAACGGGGCGGGGAAAACCACCTTGCTCGGCACGTTATGCGGCGATCCGCGCGCCACCAGCGGGCGAATTGTGTTTGATGATAAAGACATTACCGACTGGCAGACGGCGAAAATCATGCGCGAAGCGGTAGCGATTGTCCCGGAAGGGCGTCGTGTCTTCTCGCGGATGACGGTGGAAGAGAACCTGGCGATGGGCGGCTTTTTTGCCGAACGCGACCAGTTCCAGGAGCGCATAAAGTGGGTCTATGAACTGTTTCCACGTCTGCATGAGCGCCGTGTTCAGCGAGCGGGCACTATGTCTGGCGGTGAACAGCAGATGCTGGCGATTGGTCGCGCGCTGATGAGCAACCCGCGTTTGTTGTTGCTTGATGAGCCATCGCTCGGGCTGGCACCGATTATCATCCAGCAAATTTTCGACACCATCGAACAACTGCGCGAGCAGGGGATGACCATCTTCCTTGTCGAGCAGAACGCCAACCAGGCGCTAAAGCTGGCGGATCGCGGCTACGTGCTGGAAAACGGTCATGTAGTGCTCTCCGATACCGGCGACGCGCTGCTGGCGAATGAAGCGGTGAGAAGTGCGTATTTAGGCGGGTAA
- the livG gene encoding high-affinity branched-chain amino acid ABC transporter ATP-binding protein LivG has protein sequence MSQPLLSVNGLMMRFGGLLAVNNVNLELYPQEIVSLIGPNGAGKTTVFNCLTGFYKPTGGTILLRDQHLEGLPGQQIARMGVVRTFQHVRLFREMTVIENLLVAQHQQLKTGLFSGLLKTPSFRRAQSEALDRAATWLERIGLLEHANRQASNLAYGDQRRLEIARCMVTQPEILMLDEPAAGLNPKETKELDELIAELRNHHNTTILLIEHDMKLVMGISDRIYVVNQGTPLANGTPEQIRNNPDVIRAYLGEA, from the coding sequence ATGAGTCAGCCATTATTATCTGTTAACGGCCTGATGATGCGCTTCGGCGGCCTGCTGGCGGTGAACAACGTCAATCTTGAACTGTACCCGCAGGAGATCGTCTCGTTAATCGGCCCTAACGGTGCCGGAAAAACCACGGTCTTCAACTGCCTGACCGGATTCTATAAACCCACCGGCGGTACCATTTTACTGCGCGATCAGCACCTGGAAGGTTTACCGGGGCAGCAAATTGCCCGCATGGGCGTGGTGCGCACCTTCCAGCATGTACGTCTGTTCCGTGAAATGACGGTGATTGAAAACCTGCTGGTGGCACAGCATCAGCAACTGAAAACTGGGCTGTTCTCCGGCCTGTTGAAAACCCCCTCTTTCCGTCGCGCCCAGAGCGAAGCGCTCGACCGCGCCGCTACCTGGCTTGAGCGCATTGGTTTGTTGGAACATGCCAACCGTCAGGCGAGTAACCTGGCCTATGGTGACCAGCGTCGTCTGGAGATTGCCCGCTGTATGGTGACGCAGCCGGAGATTTTAATGCTCGACGAACCGGCAGCAGGTCTTAACCCGAAAGAGACGAAAGAGCTGGATGAGCTGATTGCCGAACTGCGTAACCATCACAACACCACTATCTTGTTGATTGAACATGATATGAAGCTGGTGATGGGGATTTCAGACAGAATTTACGTGGTCAATCAGGGGACGCCGCTGGCAAACGGTACACCGGAGCAGATCCGTAATAACCCGGATGTGATCCGTGCCTATTTAGGTGAGGCATAA
- the ugpA gene encoding sn-glycerol-3-phosphate ABC transporter permease UgpA: MSSSRPVFRSRWLPYLLVAPQLIITVIFFIWPAGEALWYSLQSVDPFGFSSQFVGLDNFVTLFHDSYYLDAFWTTIKFSTFVTVSGLLVSLFFAALVEYIVRGSRFYQTLMLLPYAVAPAVAAVLWIFLFNPGRGLITHFLAEFGYDWNHAQNSGQAMFLVVFASVWKQISYNFLFFYAALQSIPRSLIEAAAIDGAGPIRRFFKIALPLIAPVSFFLLVVNLVYAFFDTFPVIDAATSGGPVQATTTLIYKIYREGFTGLDLASSAAQSVVLMFLVIVLTVVQFRYVESKVRYQ, from the coding sequence ATGTCATCATCCCGTCCGGTGTTCCGCTCGCGCTGGCTGCCTTATTTGCTGGTCGCGCCGCAGCTCATCATCACCGTTATCTTTTTTATCTGGCCTGCGGGCGAAGCGTTGTGGTACTCGCTACAAAGCGTCGATCCGTTTGGTTTCTCCAGCCAGTTTGTCGGCCTGGATAATTTCGTCACGCTGTTTCACGACAGCTACTATCTCGACGCCTTCTGGACGACGATAAAATTCAGCACCTTTGTCACCGTCAGCGGTTTGCTGGTATCGCTGTTCTTCGCAGCGCTGGTGGAGTACATCGTGCGCGGCAGTCGTTTCTATCAAACCTTGATGCTGCTGCCGTATGCCGTGGCTCCCGCCGTTGCCGCCGTATTGTGGATCTTTCTGTTTAACCCTGGTCGCGGGCTGATCACCCATTTTCTCGCTGAGTTCGGCTACGACTGGAACCACGCGCAAAACAGCGGTCAGGCGATGTTCCTGGTGGTGTTTGCCTCAGTGTGGAAGCAAATCAGCTACAACTTTCTGTTCTTCTATGCCGCGCTGCAATCCATCCCCCGTTCGTTGATCGAAGCCGCAGCCATTGATGGGGCAGGGCCGATTCGCCGCTTCTTTAAGATTGCGCTGCCGCTTATCGCTCCGGTGAGTTTCTTCCTGCTGGTGGTGAACCTGGTGTATGCCTTCTTCGACACCTTCCCGGTGATCGACGCCGCCACGTCCGGCGGGCCAGTACAGGCCACCACGACGCTGATTTATAAGATTTACCGTGAAGGCTTTACCGGACTGGATTTGGCTTCGTCTGCCGCGCAGTCGGTGGTGTTGATGTTCCTCGTCATCGTGCTGACGGTGGTGCAGTTCCGCTATGTTGAAAGCAAGGTACGTTACCAATGA
- the ugpB gene encoding sn-glycerol-3-phosphate ABC transporter substrate-binding protein UgpB → MKPLRYTASALALGLALMANAQAVTTIPFWHSMEGELGKEVDSLAQRFNAENPDYKIVPTYKGNYEQNLSAGIAAFRTGNAPAILQVYEVGTATMMASKAIKPVYDVFKEAGIQFDESQFVPTVSGYYSDSKTGHLLSQPFNSSTPVLYYNKDAFKKAGLDPEQPPKTWQDLADYAAKLKASGMKCGYASGWQGWIQLENFSAWNGLPFASKNNGFDGTDAVLEFNKPEQVKHIAMLEEMNKKGDFSYVGRKDESTEKFYNGDCAMTTASSGSLANIREYAKFNYGVGMMPYDADAKDAPQNAIIGGASLWVMQGKDKETYTGVAKFLDFLAKPENAAEWHQKTGYLPITKAAYDLTREQGFYEKNPGADIATRQMLNKPPLPFTKGLRLGNMPQIRVIVDEELESVWTGKKTPQQALDTAVERGNQLLRRFEKSTKS, encoded by the coding sequence ATGAAACCGTTACGTTATACAGCTTCAGCACTGGCGCTCGGACTGGCTTTAATGGCAAATGCGCAGGCAGTGACGACCATTCCGTTCTGGCATTCGATGGAAGGGGAACTGGGTAAAGAGGTGGATTCTCTGGCCCAACGTTTTAACGCCGAAAACCCGGATTACAAAATTGTACCGACCTATAAAGGCAACTACGAACAGAATTTAAGCGCGGGGATTGCCGCATTTCGTACCGGCAACGCTCCGGCTATTTTGCAGGTTTATGAAGTTGGCACCGCCACCATGATGGCGTCGAAAGCCATTAAACCGGTGTATGACGTGTTTAAAGAGGCGGGGATTCAATTCGATGAGTCGCAGTTTGTGCCGACGGTTTCAGGCTACTACTCCGACAGCAAAACCGGCCACTTACTCTCCCAGCCGTTCAACAGCTCGACTCCCGTTCTCTATTACAACAAAGACGCCTTCAAGAAAGCAGGATTAGACCCGGAACAGCCGCCAAAAACCTGGCAGGATCTGGCGGACTATGCCGCAAAACTGAAAGCCTCCGGTATGAAGTGCGGCTACGCCAGCGGCTGGCAGGGATGGATCCAACTGGAAAACTTTAGCGCCTGGAACGGTTTGCCGTTTGCCAGCAAAAACAACGGCTTTGACGGCACAGACGCGGTGCTTGAGTTCAACAAGCCGGAGCAGGTGAAACACATCGCCATGCTCGAAGAGATGAACAAGAAGGGCGATTTCAGCTACGTTGGGCGTAAGGATGAATCCACCGAGAAGTTCTATAACGGTGATTGCGCGATGACCACCGCCTCTTCCGGTTCTCTCGCCAACATTCGCGAGTACGCCAAATTTAACTATGGCGTAGGCATGATGCCTTACGATGCCGATGCGAAAGATGCGCCACAAAACGCCATTATCGGCGGAGCCAGTCTATGGGTAATGCAGGGTAAAGATAAAGAAACCTACACCGGCGTGGCGAAGTTCCTCGACTTCCTCGCAAAGCCAGAAAACGCTGCCGAGTGGCATCAGAAAACCGGCTATCTGCCAATCACTAAAGCGGCGTATGACCTGACCCGTGAGCAGGGCTTTTACGAGAAAAACCCAGGAGCGGATATTGCCACGCGTCAGATGCTGAACAAGCCACCGTTGCCGTTCACCAAAGGTTTGCGTCTGGGCAACATGCCGCAGATCCGCGTGATTGTGGATGAAGAGCTGGAGAGCGTGTGGACCGGTAAGAAGACACCACAGCAGGCGCTGGATACTGCCGTTGAGCGTGGGAACCAGTTACTGCGCCGCTTTGAGAAATCGACGAAGTCTTAA